The nucleotide window TGTTCGTTGCGCTGTTCACTGTCGCAAAGAACGTTCCTGCCGACGCGCACTTCCTGAGCATCATGCCTTCGCTCTCCCAATCTGCCGCAGGGGCGCTCGCGTCCGGTGGAGTCGCAGGTGCACTCGTCTACATCCTCTTCGATGTGGCCTTTGGCGTTTTGACCCTCGTTCCCATGATCATGAACCTACAGAACACCTCCGATGAGCAGCGTCAGCAGACGCTCATCATGGGTGTCGTCATGGCTGTGATGATGCTTTGGTTCGGCTGGTCGGCACCCGGGGCGGTTCTCCTCTACTATGACACGTCCGCCATCTGGCAGGTTGCCCAGCAGAAGATCGTGACTCAACGCGTCATGCAGAAGGTCAAGGAAGAGACCGAAGCCAAGTTGGCAAGTCAGCCCGTGCAGGTAGACGTTGTGCGCAAGGAGCGCAAGCCGCGACCTCACAAGAAGGGTTAGGTTGATCGGGACCGAGGTGTGGGATACGTCGCGCGCCGCGTGGACACTTTGGAGGTAGACATGGAGGACGAGAGGGATCTTTCTCCCAAGCAAATGGAGGGCACGCCCAGCACGCCTGAACCCAGAGAGGATGGCGAGCTCGAGTCCTTACGCCTGCGCTATGAAGCAGGTGAGTCACTATCCGATGAGGAAGTCGACCGAATTGCCGACATAGCGGTAACTTATGTCAAGTCTCTCCTCTCTTACTTCGGTGAAACGCAGGTCGCCATAGATGAGTATGACGGCGATGAGGGGGAGCTCATCCTCGATGTGAGTGGAGGAAACCTCGCCGTTCTCATTGGTCGGCACGGGCGCACACTCGAGGCACTTCAGATGATTGTTTCATCTTTTATGTCTAATAAGTTGCACTTCCATTATCCGGTTAGTATCGATATTGAAGGATATAAGAGCAGACGCAAGGAGAAAGTTAAGTCACTTGCCCGTTCAGCCGCCAATAGAGCAATACGACAACAGGGCCAGGTTGTCCTTGCACCCATGAATGCCTATGAGAGAAGGCTTGTCCACCTTACCCTTTTGGAGAATGAAGAGGTCAGTACTCATTCCGAGGGAGAGGACCCAGACAGGAGAGTGATCATTACCTTCGTTCGTTAAAAGGACGGGTACATATACTCTATGGGGTATCATGGGGAGAGTCTCTGCTCTCCCCTTTTCTTATGGCAAAAATCTACGATACGCTATTATTTGGCAGGGTATATGAATGAGCTGATGTTATCCTCCTATAGTGCAGGTTTAGATTCCCATCTCAAGGGATATGGAATCTTTCTCTCAGACGCACAGCGCATGACCCTCCTTGAACATCTCATGCTTGTCTTTGATAAGAATAGGGAGATGAACCTTACTAGAATTGACACCATGGAGCATGGTCTCATACTCCATATCCTTGATTCTCTTTTAC belongs to Olsenella uli DSM 7084 and includes:
- a CDS encoding YidC/Oxa1 family membrane protein insertase, with amino-acid sequence MWDWFISFLMHVLESLAGWAGDWGIAVIILTFIMRLIVMPLMTRSTASSARMQALQPKMKEIQNRYADDPERMNEEMRKFYSEHKFNPLGGCLPVLVQMPVFVALFTVAKNVPADAHFLSIMPSLSQSAAGALASGGVAGALVYILFDVAFGVLTLVPMIMNLQNTSDEQRQQTLIMGVVMAVMMLWFGWSAPGAVLLYYDTSAIWQVAQQKIVTQRVMQKVKEETEAKLASQPVQVDVVRKERKPRPHKKG
- a CDS encoding Jag family protein gives rise to the protein MEDERDLSPKQMEGTPSTPEPREDGELESLRLRYEAGESLSDEEVDRIADIAVTYVKSLLSYFGETQVAIDEYDGDEGELILDVSGGNLAVLIGRHGRTLEALQMIVSSFMSNKLHFHYPVSIDIEGYKSRRKEKVKSLARSAANRAIRQQGQVVLAPMNAYERRLVHLTLLENEEVSTHSEGEDPDRRVIITFVR